A single region of the Dunckerocampus dactyliophorus isolate RoL2022-P2 chromosome 3, RoL_Ddac_1.1, whole genome shotgun sequence genome encodes:
- the LOC129179165 gene encoding trace amine-associated receptor 13c-like, translating to MMEMEDQSELCFPQLINISCRKPTSHWSEGVLFTVLLSIICIFTVVLNLMVIISISHFRQLHTPSNLLRLSLSVSDFLVGLLVIPVDIYLKISCWTLGDVFCFLWFSMSFLVTSASVGTMVLISADRYVAICDPLHYNTKVTVRRVQLCVCLCWFSSFLYCSIILKDQLVHPGRYISCYEECVFGGDYYAGVIDLVVTFLLPLSIIITLYMRVFVVAVSQARAMSSHVTSVTLQHSVTVRAKKSELKAARTLGVLVLVFLKIKLHTTTTQTPNRHRRSQSLFASYLKFVINFFYFNSCLNPLIYALFYPWFRRAVRHIVTLHILKPGFWGCNIL from the exons atGATGGAGATGGAGGACCAATCGGAGCTCTGCTTTCCTCAACTCATcaacatctcctgcaggaagccCACATCTCATTGGTCTGAAGGTGTTCTTTTCACTGTTCTGCTGTCCATCATCTGTATCTTCACTGTGGTTCTCAACCTGATGGTCATCATCTCCATCTCCCACTTTAG GCAGCTCCACACTCCCTCCAACCTCCTCCGCCTCTCTCTCAGTGTCTCTGACTTTCTGGTGGGCCTCCTGGTGATACCAGTTGATATCTACTTGAAAATATCCTGCTGGACTCTTGgtgatgtattttgttttttgtggttCTCCATGTCATTCCTAGTGACATCTGCATCAGTAGGAACCATGGTGCTGATATCAGCTGATCGTTATGTGGCTATTTGTGATCCTCTGCATTATAACACCAAAGTTACTGTGAGAAGAGTTCAACTTTGTGTTTGTCTCTGTTGgttctcttcttttctttacTGTAGCATCATTTTGAAGGATCAGCTAGTTCATCCTGGAAGGTATATTTCCTGCTATGAAGAGTGTGTCTTTGGTGGTGACTATTATGCAGGTGTTATTGATCTTGTTGTGACCTTCCTCCTCCctctcagcatcatcatcactcTGTACATGAGAGTGTTTGTGGTTGCTGTGTCTCAGGCGCGAGCCATGAGCTCTCATGTTACATCAGTCACGCTACAGCATTCAGTCACTGTCAGAGCAAAGAAATCAGAGTTGAAGGCAGCCAGGACTCTTGGTGTCCTTGTCCTTGTCTTCCTCAAAAT CAAActacacaccaccaccacccaaaCCCCTAACAGGCACAGGAGGTCACAGAGTCTATTTGCTTCATATTTAAAGTTTGTGATTAATTTCTTCTACTTCAACTCCTGTTTAAACCCGTTGATCTATGCCTTATTTTATCCCTGGTTTAGAAGAGCTGTTAGACACATTGTTACTTTGCACATTCTGAAACCTGGCTTCTGGGGGTGCAACATTCTGTAG
- the LOC129178691 gene encoding trace amine-associated receptor 13c-like, giving the protein METENQSEVCFSQLNISCRNPTTHWSEGVLLTVLLSIICIFTVVLNLLVIISISHFRQLHTPTNLLLLSLAVSDCLVGLLVIPGEILRHTSCWTLGDVQCLWYNYLAYFVTSVSVGNMVLISADRYVAICDPLHYNTKVTVRRVQLCVCLCWFFALLYCSVILKDQLMQLGKNKSCCRRCAVVIDYYAGVVDVVVTFILPLSIIITLYMRVFVVAVSQARAMRSHVTSVTLQHSVTVRAKKSELKAARTLGVLVLVFLMCFCPFYIGTLTGVASYLRFVIIVFYFNSCLNPLIYALFYPWFRRAVRHIVTLHILQPGSWGDSIL; this is encoded by the exons ATGGAGACAGAGAACCAATCAGAGGTCTGCTTTTCACAACTCAACATTTCCTGCAGGAACCCCACAACTCATTGGTCTGAAGGTGTTCTTTTGACTGTTCTGCTGTCCATCATCTGTATCTTCACTGTGGTTCTCAACCTGCTGGTCATCATCTCAATCTCCCATTTCAG GCAGCTCCACACTCCCAccaacctcctcctcctctctcttgcTGTCTCTGACTGTCTGGTGGGCCTCCTGGTGATACCAGGAGAAATCCTGCGACACACATCCTGTTGGACTCTTGGTGATGTTCAGTGCTTGTGGTACAACTACCTGGCCTACTTTGTGACGTCTGTTTCCGTAGGAAACATGGTGCTGATATCAGCTGATCGTTATGTCGCTATTTGTGATCCTCTGCATTACAACACCAAGGTCACTGTGAGAAGAGTCCAACTTTGTGTTTGTCTCTGTTGGTTCTTTGCTCTCCTCTACTGCAGCGTCATTTTGAAGGATCAGCTGATGCAACTAGGAAAGAATAAGTCCTGCTGTCGAAGGTGTGCTGTTGTTATTGACTATTATGCAGgagttgttgatgttgttgtgaCCTTCATCCTCCctctcagcatcatcatcactcTGTACATGAGAGTGTTTGTGGTTGCTGTGTCTCAGGCGCGAGCCATGCGCTCTCATGTTACATCAGTCACGCTACAACATTCAGTCACTGTCAGAGCAAAGAAATCAGAGCTGAAAGCAGCCAGGACTCTTGGTGTCCTTGTCCTCGTCTTCCTCATGTGTTTCTGTCCATTTTACATTGGCACTCTTACGGGTGTGGCGTCATATTTAAGGTTTGTGATTATTGTGTTCTATTTCAACTCCTGTTTAAACCCGTTGATCTATGCCTTGTTTTATCCGTGGTTTAGAAGAGCTGTTAGACACATTGTTACTCTGCACATACTGCAACCTGGCTCCTGGGGAGATAGCATTCTGTAG